TCTATACCGGCGAGGAGGATCTGGACGCCCTGCTACGGGAGGCCCTGAAACGCCTCTCTCCAGTTTAAATCCTGCGGGCGGCCGGTTTGGGTTATAATTGCTTCTGAGCATACCATGGATCGGTTGCGTCCCCGGACCCTTGCGGAATACATCGGCCAGGAGGCCGTAAAGAGGGAGCTTTCCGTCTATCTTTCCGCGGCCCGATCCCGCGGAGAGGCCCTGGATCACATGCTTCTCACCGGATTTCCCGGGCTGGGGAAGACCACCCTGGCCCAGGTGGTGGCCAACGAGCTCTCCGTAAACCTCAAAATCACCTCCGGGGCGGCGCTGGAAAGACCGGGAGACCTCGCCGCCATCCTCACCACGCTGGAGGACCGGGACATCCTCTTCATAGACGAGATCCACCGCCTCCCCCGGGCCTGCGAGGAGGTCCTTTATCCGGCGATGGAGGACTTCGCCCTGGATTTCGTGGTGGGAAAAGGGCCGGGGGCCCGGGCGGTGCGGCTCAAACTCCCCCGGTTTACCCTCATCGGGGCCACCACCCGTCCCGGTCTCCTATCCGCCCCCCTGCGGGATCGGTTCGGCATCGTCTTCAAGCTGGACTTTTACGACGAGGAGGCCCTCACCCTCATCGTGAAGCGCTCGGCCGGGATCCTGGGGCTTTCCATTACCGAGGAGGCCGCCCGGCTTATCGCCTCCCGGTCCCGGGGCACTCCCCGCATCGCCAATCGCCTTCTCCGCCGGGTCAGGGACTTCGCCCAGGTCCACGGCTGCAATGAGATTACCTCCCGCGTGGCCGAGGAGGCCCTTTCCCTGATGGATCTCGATCCCCTGGGACTTTCCCCCCTGGATCGCCGAATCCTTGAAACCATCCTTGAAAAGTTCGACGGGGGGCCGGTGGGGCTCTCCACCCTGGCCACCGCCCTCTGCGAGGATCCTCAGACCCTGGAGGATCTTCACGAACCCTATCTGATTCGCTGCGGGCTTCTGCGCCGTACCAGAAAGGGACGGGTGCTTACCGAACGGGCCTACGCCTATTTAAAAGCCCGGCGAAATGCGCTACCTTTTTAAGGGATGGGTCGTCTCACTGCCGCGGACATCCGGGCCCGGAAGGGCGGAGAGCCGCTGGTGGCTCTCACCGCCTACGACTTTCTTTCCGCCAGGCTGGCGGAAGAGGCCGGAGTGGAACTGCTCCTGGTGGGGGATTCCGCGGCCATGGTGATCCTGGGACACGAGGATACCCTGCCCATCACCATGGAAGAAATGCTGGTGTTCTCCCGGGCAGTGGCGCGGGGGGC
The window above is part of the Thermosulfurimonas sp. F29 genome. Proteins encoded here:
- the ruvB gene encoding Holliday junction branch migration DNA helicase RuvB, translating into MDRLRPRTLAEYIGQEAVKRELSVYLSAARSRGEALDHMLLTGFPGLGKTTLAQVVANELSVNLKITSGAALERPGDLAAILTTLEDRDILFIDEIHRLPRACEEVLYPAMEDFALDFVVGKGPGARAVRLKLPRFTLIGATTRPGLLSAPLRDRFGIVFKLDFYDEEALTLIVKRSAGILGLSITEEAARLIASRSRGTPRIANRLLRRVRDFAQVHGCNEITSRVAEEALSLMDLDPLGLSPLDRRILETILEKFDGGPVGLSTLATALCEDPQTLEDLHEPYLIRCGLLRRTRKGRVLTERAYAYLKARRNALPF